Within Planococcus citri chromosome 2, ihPlaCitr1.1, whole genome shotgun sequence, the genomic segment TAGTGAGTAAATGAGGACCCAAAGTACTCCGCTTAGTAGGGAATATGTGCCCTTGGTCGTTGGTAACACTGCTGGTGCAGTGCTATCTAGCAGATTGGGATTAGTTCCGTGATATGCGGACGACTGAAAcacattgactttttagatatggactgctagcggtacataagccaatggtcttgaacatagttcatcAGTTAGTTGCGGTTTGGCTTCTGCGCATGCTGGAATCTGAAAGTACCAGGTGACGACATTATACCTCCCGCACCTCCATGTAACCATACCATGGTGGTATAACATCATAACAGAGCTAGCGCATGCGCAGATTGCAACCTGCGacttactatgttcaagacaatagctgtatgttaagcttatgggccactagcagtccatatctaaaaagtcaatgctGAAACAGCTTGTCATGTCCTCTTTGCAGTTGTCTCAGGTCGCTTAGAGTGATCGCTCCTCTGGACAGATGTTGGGGCAACAAGCCTTTGAGCAGAACTGCACAGGACGTGTGTGTAATTATAGCTctataggtattacctattagTGGTGTAAATACAAATATGTTCATTAAGAGAAACTCAATAAAGTGTTAAAAGTGATTTATCATCTTTTATGTTAGTGTGTGGATGAGTAGTGACATAGGGTAAGGTTGCCTAAATCGTACCGCTCCCTAAATCGTAACACCCCCTAAATCGTAACACCTGCTACTATTCATGGAAGTAGCactcctaaaatttttttggggtaccTATTAACTGAAATGTGTTAGTGTTGCCACctactatacaaaaaaaatcagccagaTTGACTAATGTTTGCGTAACTTAtcacaatttaaagaaaatgtgtGGTTgggatctattttttttttcgatgtatgTAAGGTGTTGGAGCCCTGATAGGATTAatcaagtggaattttttttaatggatcaCTTGaaacacataggtatttataATTGTTTCATCGCACACAGATGTCAGTTACAAGTATATTTTACAACAGTGCTGCCAGTTATTCAAGAAATGCCAAAGTTGCCCAAATCGGACCACTTTGTGGTTTCCTAAATCGTACCATTACATTTGCATTATATGCAATGAGTTCCCTAAATTGTACCAGGTAAAAActaaaagaaaactgaataaaaagctTCAAGACAAacatgtagtatttttttcattttacaaatcaaaatatGCGTTATAATGAATACAAATGAAAACCTTAtgctttttcttgaatttttttacctcatttcatCTACTTCCTTCAAAATATGACTAAAATGACTGGGTAGTACAACTTGAGGAACTGGTGGTACGATTTAGGAGACTAGTTTCCCAAATCATACCATTTGAAGACCTTTGCAGAAACTGAAATATCTCTTCTCATTGAAGCATAAATTACTCTATTGATACGTCATTCGATAGACAAGGTTTCAagctacaatttgaaaaaaaaatcagtcaaaaagagtgaaaatgGGGCTCTCCAGGTCCTGATAACCAAGAAGAGGTACGATTTAGGCAACCTTACCCTATGCGCAACCTGTATGAGGGACAGTGAAGGGTATTAATTAGCCGAGCATACCCAGGACAGGTACACAGGTACATAACTAAATCCTCTCCACAGGAGGACAAAGTTCCCACCTACCTTCTCTCTACAAAAATGAGTTCCTTTAACATAAATTGTAATTATCGTATAGATCGTCACAATTTATGGTATTTTGGATCAGCTCCCATTTACCAGTCATGGGAGTGTGTACCCAGTTTAAATGTGCACTTGAAGATTAATCATAGCTGTCGAATGATCCTAGGTTTCTTGAGATCCCAGAAGAGACAGTTAATGGGAATAGTTAGGTAAGTCATGAAAAACACTTACTTATGTACATGGAGTAGGTACGTTCttccaataaattaattataacTTTACCTTGATTAATTGACGTTGATCCTAGAAGGTGGGGATTTCAGTTTCATTGTATTCTTAATCGTCTTTGAAATAGCTTTAATTGATTATGGATATAAGTTTTCTTATAATTAAGTTATTGAGTAATGAGTATTTCACCTTTTCGAGATGTAGGCATTGTTCACCAATTTTCTCATAGCAACTAGGTCAATGGCCAAGGCCAATTAGTTGTAACCCTTGCACAATAATTGTTGTACGTAATCGTGATAAAGTAGGACAATAATTCTTTTGATGTATCATTTATTTGacttttgaacaaattatcTGTGTGGATAGGTTTAGATAGACAAAGATCATTCTCTCCGAGCTAGTTAGGTATCGAGGAAATGTTCcttccctaaggaatatttctgaGATCCCCCTTTACCCAgatgataataataattcttACCACAGCCAGTCTTTCTAAACCCCATCTTtacaaatttcatttgaaaaatagtgatttttaacaattttaaacacaatttttgctcgaaaataaaaattttcaagtgatttttggtcaaaagtgtttttgtataatttttgtatgacttatacctactcgtattatgtcGGTCCacatattggtgaaatatttcaaaaatgtaaaaatattcattttttaggtttttctgtttttgtttaaaacaaccgtgacactttttcaatatgtttcattattgcacaaaaaaaggtacttatttctcgtcaattcgttgacaaattgcgagggaggataatttttttcaaatgtttgtcTACACAtcggtaaaatatctcaaaaatgcaaaaattttcattttttaggtttctgatggcaTTTTTGCTATAAGTGCTaagcttgtaattttttttttcgaaaatgaaaaaaaatgccagtccgattttttgatatgttattctacataggtacataaaaaggactaaaactgagaattttttcagaatttttactcgcggactttttctgaaaaattgaaaaaaataatccacaaaaatttgtttaGTAATTAATACGAACTtccaaagcaaaatttcattatttcttgTTGACTTAAGCTTGAAGTTTTcagaaagattttgattttctccataagggaaatatccaaaaaattaaatctttgtAACAACAGTTTTggaataaataggtaggtacgtccTTACCAAAAATCAAACGTTTAAATTAGAACTACCACATCAAAGAGGTTTCCTCGCTGAATGTAAAATACCTGCGAGTATACCTCGTATACAATCAAAATTCTAGTAGGTATTTCATTCGCAAAATTTATCGCAAAACCATCAATTATTTCGCACTATCAGGTATATTATTCGTTcattataaaaactaaaaccatgtttttatattttatcaatgtaTGACTCTACATGATATCGAATGTCAAGCAATGTCAACTCACATAAATTGTCACTCGTCACTAATACCTGGTATATTTCCTAtcaataaaattaggtacctatgtcctatacctacgtaaaaataaaactacTTATTTACGACATTCAGACCGACCTATTCAGGTGTTAAACTAACAGATTAATTTAGTCTGACGACGACGAGTCTtacagaaatgaaaatcttgGTGGTCATAAGCACGACTTTCCTGCTCACGTTAATACCAGTGGTAAGCATAGTATTTATTACCCAACTGatcatctcaaaattcaaataattcatATCCATATCCAAGTACCCATGTACTCATGCATGGTATCTTTTTTCAGGATGTACAAAGAATGATAAATGTCAGCAGAATTCGACACTTTGAAATCATATCAGAAAGTGGCGACTTGAAGACCATCAACATAACCTTATTTCACGATAAAATGCAAGATAGAGTAGCCGGAGTAGTTGAATTTACTAGAAATGTTCATCTGAAACAAGTCAGTGCTAAAATTTCTTAATAATAGGTCTAGGTATTTCGTGTAggtactgtaatttttttttggatagttAAACGTGTGCTTTAATTTCAGGTTACATTTCTTATATTTCGATGCAGTTTTGAGAACTAcgcttgtgaaaattttcaaacttggaaagTAGAAGGTAAAGTGCTGGAGcaaatgccaaaaatgaaaaatcaaatgtgGAGCCCTTTATTCGACAACTTTAATCCGAAATTGGACGTTCCTCacatcaaaaaagtaaatatgtacctacctaattaaagtTCAAACGAGAACACTGGAATCAAATATGGAATCctcctaattttttttggcacgTTGAAAATAGGATGCCAGCAATCAATTGATACCTATTTACCAATCGAATGCTGGCCTACATAATTTCGAACTGCCGAAAGAAAAACTGTGAATTCCATGTTTAATTCTAAGGTATCCCTACCTATATACTCGTCAACActaaaaacataggtacctgcTAAACCCAtctatttatgtattttaatataATAAAAACTGCGTTTATTTTCATCGCAGAGTATTTACCGACATTCAGGTGGCAATTTCGATGCCAATGCTGTACTCAAGTTTTATCCAGAGGCTACAAAATACTTTTGGAAGCTTAACGTCACATTGGTTGATATAGATGATAAGACAGTGGCTACATTGTTATTTGAAGCGACTTTTCATACATTCGCTGTGAGAGACAGGAAAGAAGTCGAGCATACTCGTAATGCTCATATTTTGTGATGAAGATCCTGCAATGAGATAGTGATGAGctaatgaattttgatgattttgatatTTAAATATTTAGGTCTATTTCTGTGCATGGATTCCATCACATAGAATACTTACAGGTAAAATAAATATATAGATATAATaacgcattttttttcaatactttccctaattcgagaaCTATATCGTTTCAATTAGGATAAACGACCCTATCTTTCCCTCAGGATAACAAAACGAGGTCTAGGTAAGGACTTTGTCAATAGGTCAGCGAGTTGATTTGCAGAGCTGACATACACAACATGATTTAGCATTCCACTTTGAATTTGATCTCAAATACACAAAAACTTCCTTTGGATGTGTTTTGTGCGATTAAGCAGGTCGGAATTACTTTCTGCTAATCATTGAGCATTTTCATTATCAATCCGGAGAGCTGGCATTGACATTGTGTGTACCAGTTAATTCTGTAAACAGGCATGAGAGCTAGATGACTTCTTTTGAAGCATCATTTGCAGCAATAATCTCCGCTTCACAAGAACAGTGGCACCAGCATACTTATTTGATTATGATACCTACCTTAGTTGATCGTAATGTAATTAGACAAACAGCGAAGCCCGCATCACTGAAGCATTTTAAATCATCATGCTTCAATTCGGATTTGAAAACTAGTTTCAGGTTCTGAGAACATATTTAGAacatattttttgcaaactGACGGGCCTGATGGAAGAAGGGCCTTTTTGGAAAAAcctagttttgagaaaaacgcgtttaAAGTTTTACTTTCGTTGGAAAACAGGTAGAGAGGTATCAGGCCCGGACCCACCCACCGGGTTACCGAGAAAATCTCGGTGAGCTGCGACGTTTTTAGACCTAAgtatgaggtaaaaactgggccacttaaaaaatttctgaatgaatttttatgctaaGTGTCCTCacttaaaaaaatggtagaaaaaaaattggccgattaattgaggagcccaaaatcagggcCCCAAAAATGGGATATCTTGGTGGGCCGCTAAATTTTCCATGTTCTTGGGACCAGCCCTGACAGGTATGAATAAAACATCATGTAGCGTGCTTTAGGAGCAAAATCATGAACTGAAAATTACACCCAAGGTAGTCAAGACTTCGAGGAGTTCAAATCACCAAAGTGCGAAAAAAGGGCCTCCGCGCCCGGAGGCCCTTTATCCATCAGGCCTGtcaattatgaaaattggtcacttaccaaaaaaaaaaagtgaccctaatATCCACCCGGTAGATTGAAAGAgaaggcaaaaattcatctcctatcaaaacttcaagtgctaaagtgcctttctcgatttttggtgaattttcaaaaatcaaattttggccaaaatgtaagaaaaaatcaaaattttaccaaattgagctagaaaactgaaatttggaatatacctcattttcgacctgccaactcgattggaaactatttcaaaccgttttgagcagttctggagcctcctgcagatttttgaaactcgaaattttcccaaaatttcatcaaatggagttggaaaccgAAATTAATtcatctgcaaactaatttcaatatgctatgaagtcgactgcaggtgaatttcaagtcgttttggagcctccagtagatttttgaaactcgaaattctcacaaaatttcatcaaaatggaggtGGAAAGCCGATATTAATtcatctgcaaactaatttcaatacgctatgaagtcgactgcaggtgaatttcaagtcgttttggagcctccagcgattttttgaaaattactggagcctccagtacgaagtcgactacaggtgattttcaagtcattttggagcgtccagctactttttggaaatttcaattctcctaaaaacgtcatgacacctttcaaaaagtcactggaggctccacaattacttgaacccacctgaagtcgtctccAGACGGTGTTAAAGTTGGattgcatagttaatttcagctttccatctccatttgtgtcattccgcagataatgggcccatttggtcgcagtgttggcgtcccgtaacggtaactgtaacgaaaaatgaaaataacgcaatttttttcgctacaggtaacggaactgtaacgaaaacgttattttaatcatgtgatgttgtgtaactgaaacgtaacgtaacaatatttttctgaaagtaacgtaacaaaaaacggaaaaattttgttacctttttcgttatttttttagttacaaattacaaaacaaacccTTAAAAAACTCTGATTTGTGTAGCTCtagctatgaaaatttgaagtgaagtcaaaaaaaatgactaaaatgagttttcagtgttttcatttgtctgattttgagTGCTGTAAAGCTGTAACgctatatttttcgttacactggtatttGAACCTTCTTgtaacgttattttcgttatttttgtcacattttttccgccacaaatgcattttacatcaaaatatacgttgaaaaaacacttctgtaataaaaaaattgtaacggaaataacgaaaataacgtaacgaaaaaatgtaaatacaggtgtaacgaaaaatactgttacagcaattttttcattacgaaaaatactgttacagcaattttttcgttacaaaataccataacaaaaaacgtaactaaaaaaatttaaattttgtaaaataacaaaataacggaacaaaaaaaaatatcgttatggCCAACACtgtttggtcgatattgagttattggtcgtgggggggggggtggtgaagtagacctccggagcaatcatatgagctggatagaagcccaaaaagtgcaaaaaaatctcccaaaaaaaaatccataatcaCAAAtgtgaaaagctcaacttttgaacTTAAATcaccttcaaagttttttttttctgaaaaaagctgaaatttcatgtaatcccaaaaccgccatacctaaaattgaagagtattgtttctgatgtcaaatattactacccacctgcaatagcgattttttttactcaatcttttcatgtctatgaatattttaagcctgaaaaacaatgattaataaattaaaattttgcataaaaattcactactctgttcaaaagcaaaaaaaaattattaaattacattttctgtcaaaaatcaacttgtaaaaataaaaatcgtaaatttttgttttttaatttcttcccgaggtgcgatt encodes:
- the LOC135834365 gene encoding uncharacterized protein LOC135834365, with protein sequence MKILVVISTTFLLTLIPVDVQRMINVSRIRHFEIISESGDLKTINITLFHDKMQDRVAGVVEFTRNVHLKQVTFLIFRCSFENYACENFQTWKVEGKVLEQMPKMKNQMWSPLFDNFNPKLDVPHIKKSIYRHSGGNFDANAVLKFYPEATKYFWKLNVTLVDIDDKTVATLLFEATFHTFAVRDRKEVEHTRNAHIL